DNA from Christensenella timonensis:
ACAATGAAATCCTGCTCCCGGCAAATGCTCCACAGGAATATGCAGACCGCAATACTTTATGGAATGCCGCCGAAGCGGTGGAAAAGCAATGGAACTCCCAGCTTGCAAGGCGGTGGGTGCTTACCATTCCCAGAGAGATACCGCCCGACCAGTACGCTGTCCTTGTACGGGAGTTTTGTGAACAGCAGTTTGTTTCCAAAGGCATGATTGCTGATTTTGCCATCCATGACCCCCATCCGCCGGGACACAATCCCCACGCCCATGTCCTGCTGACCATGCGGGCAATGGATGAACATGGAAAATGGCTTCCCAAGAGCCGCAAGGTTTATGACCTTGACGAGAATGGGGAACGGATAAAGCTGCCGTCCGGCAGGTGGAAAAGCCACAAGGAGGATACGGTGGACTGGAACGACCAGAAGTATTGTGAAATCTGGCGGCATGAATGGGAGGTTATCCAGAACCGCTATCTGGACGCCAATGACCGCCCGGAGCGTGTGGACTTGCGTTCCTATGCCAGACAGGGGCTTGATATAGTCCCCACTGTCCATGAGGGGACTGCTGTCCGGCAGATGGAAAAGCGAGGTATCCAGACGAATATCGGCAACCTGAACCGGGAAATCAGAGCCGCCAACCGCCTGATGAAGTCCATCCGGCAGCTTATCCAAAACCTCAAAGGCTGGATTACCGAGCTGGGAGAAAAACGGAAGGAGCTGCTTGCACAAAAGGCGGCGGAGGAAGCGACACTTCTTCCCAATCTGCTGATGAAGTATATGGAGATACGAAAGGAAGAACGGAAGGACTGGACAAGGGCTGGACAGAACCGGGGAACTTCACAGGACTTAAAGGCAGTCAGCGAAGCCCTGTCCTATCTCCGGCAAAAGGGGCTTTCCACTGTGGAGGACTTAGAAGCGTTTCTGGAATCTTCCGGGAAATCAGCCGCAGATTACCGCAATCAGATGAAGCCAAAGGAAGCCCGGAGCAAAGTGATTGACGGGATTCTTGCCAGCCGGACAGACTGCAAGGAATGTAAGGCTGTCTATGAGAAGTACCAGAAGATATTTTTTAAGAAAATAAAGGGGAAATTCAAACAGGAACACCCGGAGGTTGCCCGGTATGAGAAAGCCGCTGACTACCTTGCCAAGCACCCGGACGATAAGGATAAAACGAAAAATGAGTTGCAACAGGAGCAGGAAACGCTTCTCAGCGAAATCGCAGAGCTGAAAGTACCACTGACCGAGGTACAGGAGGATTTGAAGAAGCTGCGGGACATCCGCTACTGGGTACGGAAAGCCACACCCGGCACAGAGGAAAGCAAAGAGCCGCCCAAGAAGCAGCCCATCAAAGAAGTCTTGCAGGATAAGACTGACGAGAAAAAAGCACAAAGAACCGCCCCGGCACAGGAGAAACACAGACAACAGGATATGGAACTTTAACAGGCACTTGCCATTTTCAATTAGAGAATGTCAGGTGCTTTTCTTATTTTCAAGGAGGGATAGATTTGAATGTATTCGAAGCTGTGAAGCAGTCCGTCACAACAAGACAGGCTGCGGAGTATTATGGAATCCATGTAGGTCGGAACGGGATGGCTTGCTGCCCGTTCCATAACGATAAAACCCCAAGCATGAAGCTGGATCGGCGTTACCATTGCTTCGGCTGCGGTGCGGATGGGGATGTGATTGATTTTGCCGCCGCCCTGTATGGGCTGGGAAAGAAAGAAGCCGCCGTACAGCTGGCACAGGACTTCGGGCTTTCCTATGAGGACTGGAAACCGCCGGGAAAGGTAAAAAAGCCCAAGACCCGGCAGAAATCCCCGGAGGAACAGTTTCAGGAAGCAAAGAATCGCTGCTTCCGTATTCTTGCCGATTATCTCCATCTGCTGATGGCATGGAGAACGGACTACGCCCCGCACTCCCCGGAGGAAGCCTTTCATCCCCGGTTTGTGGAAGCCTTACAGAAGCAAGCCCAAGTGGAATATCTGCTGGATGTGCTGCTGTTCGGGGAAACAGAGGAAAAAGCGGATTTGATTACGGACTACGGAAAGGATGTGATACAGCTTGAACAGCGAATGGCAGAACTTGCAGCCGCAGACGCAGCAAGAACTAAAAAACACTATGAACGCCATGCAGCCGCCCCAGAGCGTTGAGGAAATCAAGGCGGGGCTGGAAACCACCGAGAAAGGCGGTGTCCGTCAGAGCATACGGAACTGCCTGACCGTATTCCAACGTGACCCTCTGCTTTCAGGGGCTATCGCATACAACATCCTGACTGACCGCAAGGACATCATAAAGCCCATCGGTTTTCACAGAGAAAGCACCGCCCTGAACGATACGGACATGAAGTATCTGCTTCTTTATCTGGAAGAAACCTACGGGCTTACCAATGAGAAAAAGATTGATAACGCCATCGGGATTGTGGCGAATGAAAACAAGTACCATCCCATCCGGGACTATCTCAATACCCTTGTGTGGGACGGGACAGAGCGAATCCGCTTCTGCCTGCGGCACTTTCTGGGGGCTGACGCAGACGATTACACCTATGAAGCGTTGAAGCTGTTCCTGCTGGGTGCAATCTCACGAGCCTTTCAGCCGGGGTGCAAGTTTGAAATCATGCTCTGTCTGGTAGGCGGTCAGGGGGCTGGAAAGTCCACCTTCTTCCGGCTGCTGGCAGTCCGGGACGAGTGGTTCTCCGATGATTTGCGGAAGCTGGACGATGACAATGTGTACCGCAAGCTGCAAGGTCACTGGATTATTGAAATGTCGGAAATGATGGCAACCTCCAACGCCAAGAGCATTGAGGAAATCAAGTCATTTTTAAGCCGGCAGAAAGAGGTCTACAAGATACCTTATGAAACCCACCCGGCAGACCGCCCCCGTCAGTGCGTGTTTGGCGGCACTTCCAATGCCCTTGACTTCCTGCCCCTTGACCGTTCCGGCAACCGCCGCTTTATCCCGGTCATGGTGTACCCGGAGCAGGCGGAAGTTCACATTTTGGAGGATGAAGCCGCTTCCAGAGCCTATATCGGGCAGATGTGGGCGGAAGCGATGGAGATTTATAAAAGCGGCAGGTTCAAGCTGGCTTTCAGCCCCGCCATGCAGCGGTATCTCAAAGAACACCAGCGGGATTTTATGCCGGAGGACACCAAAGCCGGGATGATACAGGCGTATCTTGATAAATACACCGGGAGCATGGTCTGCTCCAAGCAGCTCTATAAGGAAGCCTTGAACCATGCTTTTGACGAGCCGAAGCAATGGGAAATCCGGGAAATCAACGAGATTATGAACCAGTGCATTTCCAGCTGGCGGTACTTCCCAAACCCAAGAATGTTTTCCGAATATGGCAGACAAAAGGGCTGGGAGCGTGAAAACCCGGCAACGGACTCCGGCAACCCGTCTGAAAAAACGATGGACGGTTTTGTGGAGGTCACAGAACAGATGGAGCTTCCATTCTGAAAAGGACAGCCCGTTGCACCCCCTGTTGTTATCCCGTTGCCGAGCCGGTTGCCGGGAAAAACCCCTTATTTCCGGGCTTTTCTCCCTTATAACAACCAAAACAACAAAAAAATAAAAGAAAAGTATAAATAGTAACCATCGCCAGATTGAGATTGTTTGCAAGGTCTTTTGAAGTCCGTTGCCGGACTTCGTTGCCGACACCCTCTGTCTGGCTATTTTCATGTATGGAGGATAACTGCCTATGGCAAAAAACAAAACAGAGATTCATGTGACCACTGTATTTGACGGGGAGCTTGACGCCACTGATGTGTTCGTCAGCCTGATTTCCCAGAAATACGGAAAGACAAATGCAAAAGAATATCTTGCTAAAAAGAAAGATATAGGCTATAATGAAGATGAGGTTCAAAAGAGCCAGATACCGTCTGGATTGTGTGGGTAAATGGCTATGATGAACGAAATGGAATACAGAACAATCGGTTCGGCACTTGCCGGGGGTTATCGTGCGGCGGTCTATTGCAGGCTGTCAAAGGACGATGACCTGCAAGGCGAAAGTGCCAGTATCGCAAACCAGCGTGATATGCTGGAAAAATACTGCGAAAAGCAGGGATGGGAGGTTGTGGCAGTCTATCAGGACGATGGCTTCACAGGTCTTAACATGGAGCGTCCTGACCTACAGAGAATGTTGAGAGCCATTGAGCGCAGGCAGATCAACCTTGTCATCACGAAAGACCTCAGCCGACTGGGGCGTAATTATCTGCAAACCGGGCATTTGATTGAGGACTTTTTCCCAAGAAACGGTGTCCGCTATATCGCCATGAATGACGGCATCGACACCCTGCGGGATAACAACGACATTGCCCCGTTCAAGAATATCCTGAACGAGATGTACAGCAAGGATATTTCCAAGAAAGTCCATTCCTCTTATCTTCTGAAAGCGCAGAAAGGACAGTTTACCGGGTGTCTTGCCCCGTTTGGGTATCGGAAAGACCCGGAGGACAAAAACCATCTGCTCATTGACGAGGAAACCGCCCCGATTGTGCGGCTGATTTTCGGATATGCCCTGAACGGTCATGGTCCGAACTATATCCGCAGACGGCTGGAGAAAGAAAAAATCCCCTGCCCTACATGGTGGAACCGGGAACGGGGGCTTCGCAATACCCGCACCAAATGGGAAAAGAAAGACCCAGAAAACGGGCGGTATATGTGGGACTTCTCCGTTATCAAAGACCTTTTGATGAATCCCGTCTACACCGGGGCGATTGCTTCCCAGAAAAAGGACTACCGCTTCAAAATCGGCACGATTGGGGAAAAGAAGCCGGAGGACTGGATTGTGGTGGAGGGACAGCATGAACCGCTGATTGACAGCATGAGCTTTGACATTGTGCAGAACAAGCTGAAATCCCGCCAGCGTCCGGGGCAGACCAATGAAATCAGCCTGTTTGCCGGACTGTTAAAATGCGGCGAGTGTGGGAAGTCGCTGACGGTACGCTACACAAACGCTAAACATCCCCAGCGGATTTACTCCTGCAAGACCTACAATGCCTTTGGAAAGAACCACTGCACCCAGCACCGGATTGATTATGACACCCTTTACAGCCATGTGCTGCGGAAAATCCGGGAATGTGCCAGAGCTGCCCTGATGGACGGGGAAGCGGTTGCCGACCGCCTGACCAATACCTGTGAAGCCGAGCAGCGGGAACAGCGGGAAGCAATGGAACGCTCCCTTACAAGGGACGAGGAACGGATTGAGGTTCTGGACAAAATGGTCATGCGGCTTTATGAGGATATGATTGCAGGGCGTATCAGTGAGCAGAATTTCAACACCATGCTGGAAAAGACACAGACCGAGCAGACGGAGCTTAAAACAAAAGTGTCCGAGGGCAGAAAGCGGCTGTCCGATGAAGTCCAGCTTGCCAATGATGCAAAACAATGGGTGGAAGCCATTCAGGAATACGCCAACATCACAGAGCTGGACGCAGCCACCCTCAACCGCTTAATCAAAGAAATCGTTGTGCATGAGCGCATTGACGAAGATAAAACAAGACACATTTCTATCGAAATTCATTTTAATCTCAAACCCATCCCGGAGGTGGAACAGGTCACTGCCTGACCTGTCCCGCCGGGACGGTTCTCTTAACAACACCATATAGATTTTTTGTACGCCGCCGCCCGCCATCGAGCAGAGTTTTTACACCTAATTGGGGATGAAACAGCTTATGGCGGGCGGTGGTGTGATCGTCATTGGGCTTACCCTTGTGCCGACACTTGCAGGGCTATTCGGGTAATCGCCTATGGGTTGGATATTTGAACAGATAGGAAATGCGATTAAGGAATTTTTGAAAGGCGTTGTTGAGGGCAACCTAACGGATATGTTCAATGATGTAAATACCAAAGTCGGTACGATTGCCGGGGACGTTGGACAAACCCCGGTCGGTTGGAACGGTGAAATATTCGCCATGATAAAGAACATATCCGATACGGTAATTGTTCCCATTGCAGGCATGATAATAACGTTTGTGCTGGTGTACGAGCTTGTCACGATGATAACCGACCGAAACAATATGCACGATTTTGACACATTCAGCTTTTTTAAATACTTTTTGAAAGCAGGGATTGCGGTGTTCATCGTTGCAAACACAATGACAATCGTTATGGGAGTATTCGACATAGCACAATATGCTATCAATGCCAGCGCGGGCGCGATTGGAGAAAATACGGCGATTGACATTGCCGCCGTGCTGGAGCAGATGCAAGCAGGACTAAACGCAATGGGAATCGGTGAACTGCTGGGGCTGGTGCTGGAAACATACATTATCAAGTTTGCAATGCTCATTTTCTCATTGCTCATAACCTTAGTAATCGCAGGTCGCATGATCGAAATTTATTTGTATTGCAGTTTAGCACCTATCCCCTTTGCCACGTTCACCAATAAAGAATGGGGCAGCATGGGGACAAACTACTTGCGGGGCTTAGTAGCTCTTGCATTTCAAGGGCTTTTGATTATGGTGTGTGTTGGGATTTACGCCGTTCTTATCAATACGCTAACCGTCACGGAGAACATACACGCGAGCATTTGGATGATTGCGGGTTATACCGTGCTTCTTTGTTTTGCCCTATTCAAAACAGGGACATTCTCAAAGAGCATCTTTAACGCTCACTAAAAGGAATGGAGTTGATTTTTATGCCATATGTGCCAGTACCAAAGGATTTGAACAAGGTAAAAAGCAAGGTTGCCTTTAACCTCACCAAACGCCAGCTTATTTGCTTTGCGATCGCCGGGGGCGTGGGTATTCCCTTTTACCTTTTGACAAAATCACACATCGGAACGTCTTTAGCGGCTTTTATTATGATCGTAATTATGATGCCGTTTTTCTTTTGTGCTATGTACGAAAAAGACGGACAGCCACTTGAACGGATTCTAAAAAATTATATCGGTTCGCATTTCATCCGTAAGCGCAAACGACCTTATCAGACGCGCAATTTTTATGCGGAATTACAAAAGGAAATTGACGAACGGAAAAAGGAGGAAATGAATATTGCAAAAAGCAAAAAAGAAGCAGCGGGCAAGAAAAACACCACCCGCAGGAAATAACACAGGAATGAAATTACTGCACGGTTCACCCAACAGGAAATTACCACCACAGGAGAAACAGCGCGTCGTTGCCGCAATGAAAAAGCGCAAGGCGGCAAACCCACGGACGGCGCAAGATACAATCCCCTATTTGCGTATGTATCGTGACGGGATATGCAGGGTTACGGACAGGCTATACACAAAAATGCTTGAATTTCAAGATATCACATACCAGCTTGCAAACAATGAGGACAAGACGACGATTTTTGAAAATTATTGTGATTTTCTCAACTACTTTGATAGCTCAATCACGGTACAACTTACGTTTATCAATCAATCCGTCAATATGAAAAACTTTGCGAAGATCATTGATATACCACCGCAGGGAGATAGCTTTGACGACATACGCAAGGAATATGCGAGTATGTTAAAAGACCAGCTTGCCAAAGGCAATAACGGACTACAAAAGCGCAAATTCCTTACATTCGGTATTGAAGCGGACGACTTCGCAAGCGCGAAACAGCGGCTTGAACGCATTGAAATGGACGTAATGAACAACTTTAAGGTGCTGGGCGTTCGGGCATCATTGCTAAACGGGTACGACCGTTTAAAAGTGTTGCACGACATATTCCATGCGGACAGCAAAGAACCCTTTATGTTTAATTGGGATTTGACGTATCAATCGGGATTGTCCACAAAAGATTTTATTGCGCCAACATCGTTTAGCTTTCGAGATGATCGGATGTTTACAATGGGACGCAAAATCGGCGCGGTTTCGTATCTGCAAATACTTGCCCCGGAGCTTTCCGACCGTATGCTTGCCGATTATCTCGACATGGACACTGATTTGATCGTCAATCTGCATATTCAGTCAATCGACCAAAACGCCGCCGTCAAGCTCGTAAAGCGAAAGATTACAGACCTTGACAAAATGAAGATTGAGGAACAGAAAAAGGCGGTTCGCAGCGGGTACGACATGGACATTATACCGTCAGACCTTGCGACATATGGCGACGAAGCAAAAAACTTATTAAAAGACTTGCAGAGCCGCAATGAAAGAATGTTCTTAGTTACGTTCCTTGTCATGAATACGGCAGACGATAAAAAGAAGCTGGATAATGCAACATTTGCGGCGGCAGGGATTGCACAGAAATATAATTGCACGTTAAAGCCGCTTGATTTCCAACAGGAAAACGCACTTGCAAGCAGCTTACCACTGGGTCGAAACCTTGTTCCCATACAGCGCGGACTTACCACGTCCAGCGCGGCAATATTTGTACCGTTTACAACGCAAGAGCTTTTTTCACATAGTCCGCAATCCCTGTACTACGGGCTTAATGCCTTATCTAATAATATGATAATGGCAGATCGCAAACAGCTAAAAACTCCGAACGGTCTTATCTTGGGAACACCGGGAGCCGGGAAAAGTTTTTCGGCAAAGCGTGAGATCGTAAACGTGTTCCTGCTTACGCGAGATCAAATATTGGTATGCGACCCGGAAAGTGAATACGGCGCATTGACTTTGAAGCTGGGCGGTCAAGTGATCGAACTATCCCCGAACAGCAAGCAATGTATAAACCCGCTGGATATCAACCTTAACTATTCGGAGGATGATAACCCGCTAACTCTCAAAAGTGATTTTGTGCTTTCGTTCTGCGAACTCATTTGTGGCGGCAGAAATGGGCTTGAACCAATCGAACGCACGGTAATTGATCGTTGTGTTTCCCTTATTTACAGGGAATATATCGCAAACCCGAAACCCGAAAACGTCCCTGTATTGGGCGACCTTTACCGGGCATTAAGGCAGCAACCAGAGCCAGAAGCGCAGCGCGTCGCAACAGCACTTGAAATGTACGTTACGGGTACGCTTAATGTGTTCAATAACCGTACAAACATTATAGGGCTTACCGATAAGCGCATGATTACGTTTGATATTCGGCGGCTGGGAAAGGCTTTAAAAAAGCTGGGTATGCTTATACTGGAAGATCAAGCGTGGAACATGGTTACGGTAAACCGTTTTGAGGGACACAAGGCAACCCGGTTTTATATCGACGAATTTCACTTGCTTTTCAAAGACCAACAAACAGCGGCGTACAGTGTGGAAATTTGGCAGCGGTTTAGGAAGTGGAACGGCATTCCGACAGGGATAACGCAAAATGTCAAAACGCTGCTATTATCCCCGGAGATCGAAAACATCTTTGACAATTCGGATTTTGTGTATATGCTCAACCAAGCTCCCGGCGACCGTCAACGAATTGCAAAACAGTTATCTATTTCGCCGCAACAATTATCATACGTCACAAACAGCAATGAGGGCGAGGGGCTTTTGTATTTTGGGAATACGATCATTCCTTTTGTTGATCACTTCCCGAAAGACACACAGCTATATAAGATCATGACGACCAAACCCGACGAGGTAAACAAGCAATGAGCCACTTGGAGCGCAAGGAATTTGAGCTAAAGGCGAAAGATAAGGTTGTCCAAAAGATGACCCGTGACGGGCTGGTTGATGAAAACCTTGCGGACGGAACGACAAAAAAAGCACGACCCGGAGATCCAATCCATGAGCAAACGGGAAAAGGAACGCAACCGACCCCGAAACAAAAACCACGGGGGCAGCCGAAACGCCGCCCCGCTCCACGGAAACGGTCACAAGCATTACAGGAAAAGCCTACTAATAAGGCGGTTAATTCAATTCCGCCTTTTGACCGATCAGAAACAGGCGGTAAAAAGGCGGGAAATAATGCGATACAGTCAAAGGCGCAAAGCATACAAAAAAAGATATACAAAACAAAACTAATCTTTGACGATCAAGCAAAGACTGCAAGAATCACGCCGATTGCAAAGTCGGCGGGAGCCGGCGCAATGTATTTACGCAGCAAGCTACATCAACACGTCGAGGACGAAAATTTGGCGGTCAAGGCAGGACAGCGAACGGAGCAACGCACGGTAAACACGACCCTTGCGGTTGGGCGGCGGGTACGAAAGCGGAGCAACACGTTAAAAGCCCGCCGTGCGCTGGGTCTTGACCGCCGCACGGTAAGGACGCAAACAAACCGTATTTATCGCTGGACGGCAGAGAGCAGCGCAAAAAGCAAAAACGCCCCCGCAATTAAACGAGCCATACAAAAACGGGCAATTAAAAAGCAGTATGCGAAAGGTGCGCGTAAGGCGGCAAAGTCGGCGGCAAAAACAGGCGGGAGAACCGCAAGAAAAACCGCGCGGACAGCGGGCGTTTTGATGCGCCACCCCGTCGCTCTTGTGATCGCTATTGCTGTAATCGTGATCGTTATTTTTGTTGCTTCTCTTGTGGCAACCGTGGGGGCTATGATCGCGCAGAGCAGCACGGCAATGATCGGCACAGCCTACCTAGCGGCAGATCGGGACATAAACGAAGCGCAGGACTATTACACGCAAAAGGAAGCCGAGTTATTACAAGAAGCGTATAGCCTGGAGGGGCAAAACCCCGGCTACGACGAGTACCGTTATAACATTGGCGAAGTGGAGCATAACCCTTACGAGCTAATGGCATTTTTAACCGCCGCACATAAAGATTTTATTTTCGAGGATATAAGCCCCGTTTTGGATGAACTGTTTGACGAGCAATTCCAGTTATGGACGGAAGCAACGACCGAAACCCGCACCCGCGCGGTTGAAACGACAGACCCAGCCACGGGCGAGGTTATCACGAAAACCGAAGAATACGAAGTAAGAATTTTCAATATCAATGTGACAGTCAATATGTTTTCCGTGATTGCGGCGGGTCGTATGGATGACGAGCAACGAAAAATGTATGACGGGTATGTGCAGAGCCGAGGGAGCCGCCAGCATTTCGGCAAACCGATTGATTGTGATTGGACACTTTATATTACAACCCCCTACGGCTATTCGTACAATGGCGGCATTTCCTATTCGGACGGCGTAACGCTTTCCATTCCCTACGGCACAACCTTGCTTGCAGGACAGCCCGGAACAGTCACGCAAGCAGGGAGCCGCCTTATAGTCGATTGTGCGGACGGTCTGCGTTACATTTATGACGGGCTTGTAAGCGTGAGCGTGTCGGACGGTCGGGAAGTCAAGACCGGGGACGAGATCGGCACGAGCGGCGGCACGCTATACCTTGAATATTCGCAAAATGGCGAAACGCTCAACCCGTATTATTTTGTAGAGTGCGGCAGCGGCGGTTTGAATGGTGTACCGGGCGGTGGCGGCATAGGCGGTTATCCCGGCGAACCCTACGATGACGAAACCTACCAGCGACTTTTAGCCGAAGCGACAAAATACATCGGTATGCCCTACGTTTGGGGCGGCAGCACCCCGGCAACGTCCTTTGATTGCAGCGGGTATGTATGTTGGTGTCTCAATGCGTCGGGTGTGGCAAACGTCGGGCGCACGAACGCGCAGGGGCTTTACAATATGTGTACCCCTATTTCGCGTGAAGAAGCCCACCCCGGCGACCTTATATTTTTTACAGGAACGCATAGCGCGGGTCATCCTGTAACGCACGTTGCATTTTACGTCGGGAATGGAATGATGCTTGAAGCTGGAAAGCCTATCGGCTATTCGTCATTTGAAACGCCATACTGGACAAAGCACTTTTATTCGTTCGGTCGGCTAACAGGATAAGGAAAGGAACACAATGGACAAGATCGACAAAATTATTAAAGAAATCGACAAGACAAAGGCGCAGATCGTGAGCGCACAAAAGAAGCTAAAGAATTTGGAGCAGCAAAAAACGCAGGAAGAAAATTTGCAAATTATACAGGCAGTGCGGGCAATCAAAATGACCCCGGACGAATTACGGCGTTTTTTGCAAAAACAGAAAACCCCAAAAATGAAAGACGACCAGCCGGAAACCCCGGCACATGATGAAAGCGAGGAAACTAACGTATGAGGATGAAAAGAAAACATAGAATCACAATCAATATTTTGCTGGTGCTTATTATCGTTATCATTGCCATGCTTGCAATGCCGACAGTGGCAGCCGCCCAAGCGGACGACCCCGCGGCAGGAACGCCAACCGCGGAGCCGATACCAACGGCGACGGCAGAGACAACAGCCCACAGCGCAACCCCACCCAGCACGGCGACGGCAAGCACGACCAGCGCGGAGCAGGACGGCGGCGGTAGCTCTACGGACAAAGACGAAGCCCCGGAAAAAGAATTTTTCACGATTGAAACCAAGAGCGGCAAAGTGTTCTATTTGATCGTGGACAATAAGAAAACGTCTGATAATGTTTTCCTGCTTACCGAAGTAACGGAAAACGACCTTTTGAACTTTACCGAGGACGAGCAGGAAAAAAATATTTTTGGCGGGGCAACGACGCAGCCGACCCCTACCACAGAGCCGTCATCCGAAGCATCGGCAAGCGCACAAGCTGAAAATCCGGCACCCACAGCCGAGCCGGAACAACAACCCGCCAGTAATAATACTATTATGATGATCGGTGTGGTTGTTGTGATTGCTTTGGTGGGCGTGATCGCATTTGCGGTTAAGAAGCGCAAGGCAAAACAAGCGTTGGGCAGTATGGACGATATCGAGGACTACGCAGACGATTTTGAGGATGAAAACGACCCGGACGACTTCGAGGACGAAACCAAAAACGATCAGGAGGATAGCGAGTGAAATTAGTAATTGCGGAAAAACCAAGTGTCGCGCGGTCGATTGCAAACGTGATCGGTGCGAAAGAAGTAAAAGACGGATATTGCGAGGGAAACGGTTATCTGGTCTCGTGGTGCGTTGGTCATTTGGTGGAGCCAGCCCACGCCGAAGTGTATGACCCGAAATATTCCAAGTGGACAAAGGAGGATTTACCGATCATCCCGGACGTATGGCATTACGTGATTTCAAAAGCCAAGCAAAAACAGTTTGCTATATTAAAAGAACTTATGCGGCGGGCAGATGTCGAAAGCCTTATTTGCGCGACAGACGCCGGGCGCGAGGGTGAGCTTATTTTCCGTTTGGTCTACAAGCAAACAGGCTGTAAAAAACCGTTCTCCCGCTTGTGGATTTCGTCAATGGAAGATAGCGCAATAAAACAGGGCTTTGACAACCTCAAAGACGGTGCGGAGTACGACGAGCTTTACGCTTCGGCTCTTTGCCGCCAAAAAGCCGATTGGCTGGTAGGTATCAACGCGACCCGGTTATATTCTGTCTTATATAATGGTTCGCTGAATGTGGGGCGTGTACAATCGCCGACCCTTGCCATGTTGACCCAGCGGGACGCGCAGATCAAGAACTTTATAAAAGAAAAATATTACGTCCCGCATATCCAATGTGGCGAGATCGACGCGACGGGCGCGAAAACATTTAACCCAGCAGAAGCGGAAACAATACGGACGGCTTGCGACGGAAAGCAAGCCGTTTTACGTTCCGTCATTTCCGAAAACAAAATAGCTCGCCCGCCGAAGCTGTACGACCTTACCACTTTACAGCGCGACGCAAACCGTATCTATGGATATACGGCGCAGCAATCGCTCGACTATGTCCAAAATCTGTACGAAAAGAAATTGACAACCTATCCGCGCACGGATAGCCAGTATTTGACACATGATATGACAGACACAGCCGCCGAGATCGTCAAGGTGGTTTTGAAGCTGCCATTTGCTGAAGCAATTCGGGACGAACTGAAGCCCAACGTTACACAGACCGTCAACGACAAAAAAGTTTCAGACCACCACGCAATCATTCCAACCCTGCAAGTGGGAATCGCAGACCTTACCCCCCTGCCAGACGGGGAAAGAAACATTTTATATCTGATATCTGCCCGCCTAGCGTGCGCGGTTAGCGACCCGCATATGTTTGAAGCTGTTACCGCTGAATTTGATTGCGCGGGTCATGCGTTCGC
Protein-coding regions in this window:
- a CDS encoding DNA topoisomerase 3, with translation MKLVIAEKPSVARSIANVIGAKEVKDGYCEGNGYLVSWCVGHLVEPAHAEVYDPKYSKWTKEDLPIIPDVWHYVISKAKQKQFAILKELMRRADVESLICATDAGREGELIFRLVYKQTGCKKPFSRLWISSMEDSAIKQGFDNLKDGAEYDELYASALCRQKADWLVGINATRLYSVLYNGSLNVGRVQSPTLAMLTQRDAQIKNFIKEKYYVPHIQCGEIDATGAKTFNPAEAETIRTACDGKQAVLRSVISENKIARPPKLYDLTTLQRDANRIYGYTAQQSLDYVQNLYEKKLTTYPRTDSQYLTHDMTDTAAEIVKVVLKLPFAEAIRDELKPNVTQTVNDKKVSDHHAIIPTLQVGIADLTPLPDGERNILYLISARLACAVSDPHMFEAVTAEFDCAGHAFAAKGRAVTAEGWKAVEKAFKNSIKEKSDDEETEMPPLPQLVEGQTFLEVQASTSESWTAPPKPYTEDTLLAAMERAGNEDTDPEAERRGLGTPATRAGVIEKLVQKGFASRKGKQIIPTERGTALISVLPEKLTSPKLTAEWENTLTEIARGKSGAAEFMDSIAGYVRELVETVPEVTNDQRSRFQFDKPVIGICPRCGGNVHESRTNFYCANKDCGFVMWKNDKFFRDKKTSLTPRMATELLKSGRVKAKNLYSPKTGKTYDAQIILADTGGKYVNFRLEFEHKGKVFKS